The Salvia miltiorrhiza cultivar Shanhuang (shh) chromosome 1, IMPLAD_Smil_shh, whole genome shotgun sequence genome has a window encoding:
- the LOC131021472 gene encoding F-box protein At2g27310-like, whose translation MVMSSFGYSSIYSESAPLAGIHPDIIQSHILSRLDGPTLATATCTSAALLSMCSADRLWRDICTSTWPSTAAFPSGHRSLYSDAFPASRPVPSAAPADTPELISAVDIYYDGAPLYSKVFATEARSAWFLSTPLRLELLGGKETVALPTEPDGGGGEAPCASRAAERLGVSWIVIDPARGRAVNVAGRAAVEAGRDWLSGDIQLRYASVAEDGEMVWCSVAVTCGGKEGGRLRVKEVSMRVEDLEGRLLSGAECLRVLGAAMEGGRRRSDGVVERESYQRFLRVRRRCREKNQSRERGLDMACAATGISIFFAFFLFFLLR comes from the coding sequence ATGGTTATGTCTAGTTTTGGTTATTCTTCCATTTACTCGGAGTCCGCTCCCCTCGCCGGCATCCACCCCGATATCATCCAATCCCACATCTTGAGCAGGCTTGACGGCCCCACTCTCGCCACCGCCACCTGCACCTCCGCCGCACTCCTCTCCATGTGCAGCGCCGATCGCCTCTGGAGGGACATCTGCACCTCCACCTGGccctccaccgccgccttccCCTCCGGACACCGCTCGCTCTACTCCGATGCCTTCCCCGCCTCCCGCCCCGTCCCCTCCGCCGCGCCGGCGGACACACCGGAATTGATCTCCGCCGTGGATATCTACTACGACGGCGCACCTCTGTACTCGAAGGTTTTCGCGACGGAGGCGCGTTCGGCGTGGTTCCTGAGCACGCCGCTCCGGCTGGAGCTCTTGGGAGGAAAGGAGACCGTGGCGCTTCCCACGGAGccggacggcggcggcggcgaggcTCCGTGCGCCTCACGCGCCGCGGAGCGGCTCGGTGTGAGCTGGATTGTGATCGACCCGGCGCGGGGGCGGGCGGTGAACGTGGCGGGCCgggcggcggtggaggcgggGCGGGACTGGTTGAGCGGCGACATACAGCTGCGGTACGCCTCCGTGGCGGAGGACGGCGAGATGGTGTGGTGCTCGGTGGCGGTGACGTGCGGCGGGAAGGAAGGGGGCCGGCTGCGCGTGAAGGAGGTGAGCATGCGGGTGGAGGATTTAGAGGGGAGGCTTCTGAGTGGGGCGGAGTGCTTGAGAGTGTTGGGGGCGGCGATGGAGGGGGGAAGGCGGAGGAGCGACGGagtggtagagagagagagttatcAGAGGTTTTTGAGGGTGAGGAGACGGTGTAGAGAGAaaaaccagagcagagaaagggGGTTGGACATGGCCTGCGCCGCCACCGGAATTTCTATTTTCTTtgcatttttcttattttttttgttgagaTAG